One Sulfurimonas crateris genomic window carries:
- a CDS encoding c-type cytochrome: MFLALFTGCSQESNKKESANAESATNSSKTGNLQSIEVIENKNALAVKVEEKKHDKNQSKSYYYDYNIQSEYDLNSIPANEDASVRTKPRTAVDANIYVRSPYENVQVSMLVKQLSKEFIVKCSACHNDYANGVIGPSLLGKDSGYIFNKIAEFKKDSSKNVLMNGLISQMDDEEIRKLANEIYEFNKMINEMRK; encoded by the coding sequence TTGTTTCTTGCTCTTTTTACAGGTTGCAGCCAAGAGAGTAATAAAAAAGAGAGTGCAAACGCAGAATCTGCCACGAATAGTTCAAAAACGGGCAATTTACAGAGTATTGAAGTCATTGAAAACAAAAATGCGCTGGCAGTTAAAGTTGAAGAAAAAAAGCATGATAAAAACCAAAGTAAATCATATTACTATGACTACAATATACAGAGTGAATATGATCTAAACTCTATACCTGCCAATGAGGATGCTTCGGTGAGAACAAAGCCAAGAACTGCCGTTGATGCAAATATATATGTTAGAAGCCCTTATGAAAACGTACAGGTTTCAATGCTTGTAAAACAGCTAAGCAAAGAGTTTATCGTAAAATGTTCTGCTTGTCACAATGACTATGCAAACGGTGTTATAGGTCCCTCTCTTCTTGGAAAAGACTCTGGGTATATTTTTAATAAAATTGCAGAGTTTAAAAAGGACTCATCTAAAAATGTATTAATGAACGGTCTTATCAGCCAAATGGATGATGAAGAGATAAGAAAACTTGCCAATGAAATATACGAATTTAACAAAATGATAAATGAGATGAGGAAGTAA
- a CDS encoding c-type cytochrome — MKNTIAAIATILVFGLMAWTFSKGGAYHGGEHAKGIGSFTDATVTTQVTPAEKSDEEKDAEQIKALKEKAGNIGNFKVSDEYKSKCAACHGANGSGEQDGRKLMGPKLYGQSADKIYKDLTDFKANRKENVIMRGLLINTSEEELRKFADEIGEFPSRAAQSNQ; from the coding sequence ATGAAAAATACGATAGCAGCAATAGCAACAATCTTAGTATTTGGTCTAATGGCATGGACATTCTCAAAAGGAGGAGCTTACCATGGCGGTGAACACGCCAAAGGGATAGGAAGCTTTACAGATGCAACTGTTACAACACAAGTGACACCGGCAGAAAAAAGTGATGAGGAAAAAGATGCAGAGCAAATAAAAGCACTAAAAGAAAAAGCAGGAAATATCGGAAACTTCAAAGTAAGTGATGAGTACAAAAGTAAATGTGCAGCATGTCATGGAGCAAACGGTTCTGGTGAACAAGACGGTAGAAAACTTATGGGACCAAAACTTTATGGTCAAAGTGCCGATAAGATATACAAAGACTTAACCGATTTTAAAGCAAATAGAAAAGAGAATGTAATCATGAGAGGATTACTAATTAACACCAGTGAAGAAGAGCTAAGAAAATTTGCAGATGAAATTGGAGAATTTCCCTCACGCGCAGCTCAGAGTAATCAATAA
- a CDS encoding 4Fe-4S dicluster domain-containing protein translates to MEKVKTDKREFIKYSTLGILGLVLGGGMVFSPYVLRAENRLRPPGAVDEKKFLALCIKCGQCLQVCPYHSIKLADFLSGHGVGTPYIDADERGCYACSAVPCVLACPSGALDHHTEKPEDIKMGIAVLEFPDTCLAISSTPVPKGYNEKMHKFTDSVVNIHELEEKLLDKFDQFEGKQCTLCADMCPIPNPLSAIAMVSDSGGGNRPEIYDGCIGCGVCQEVCPTTIASIVVKPRVTYEEYYLNKK, encoded by the coding sequence TTGGAAAAAGTCAAAACAGATAAAAGAGAATTTATAAAATACTCTACATTAGGGATATTGGGACTTGTTTTAGGTGGAGGCATGGTATTTAGCCCCTATGTATTAAGAGCGGAGAACAGATTGAGACCGCCAGGGGCAGTGGATGAAAAGAAATTCTTAGCGCTGTGCATAAAGTGCGGTCAATGTCTTCAAGTCTGCCCTTACCACTCTATAAAACTTGCCGATTTCCTCAGCGGTCATGGTGTGGGAACACCGTATATTGATGCAGATGAGAGAGGTTGCTATGCTTGTAGCGCGGTACCTTGTGTTCTTGCATGCCCAAGCGGAGCACTGGATCATCATACTGAAAAACCGGAAGATATCAAGATGGGAATTGCTGTACTAGAGTTTCCGGATACTTGTCTTGCAATAAGCAGTACACCTGTTCCTAAAGGGTACAATGAGAAGATGCATAAATTTACCGACTCTGTAGTAAATATACACGAGTTAGAAGAAAAACTACTCGATAAATTCGATCAGTTTGAGGGCAAGCAGTGTACTTTATGCGCTGATATGTGTCCTATTCCAAATCCGTTAAGTGCTATAGCTATGGTAAGTGACAGTGGCGGCGGAAATAGACCAGAGATCTATGACGGGTGTATAGGATGCGGTGTGTGTCAAGAAGTTTGCCCGACTACGATTGCGTCAATTGTAGTTAAACCAAGAGTAACTTATGAAGAGTACTACTTAAACAAAAAATGA